The following proteins come from a genomic window of Burkholderia stabilis:
- a CDS encoding bifunctional 2',3'-cyclic-nucleotide 2'-phosphodiesterase/3'-nucleotidase, translating into MRLTPLSSHRVATAAALASLAFTLAACGGDDVTAPPPSQPAAQAPVGTTATLALLETTDLHTNVLSYDYFKLAADNSLGFERVSTLIAQARAQYPNTLLLDNGDTIQGTALSDYQALVKPIGCDQTLAIYKVMNAAKFDGGGIGNHEFNYGLPYLSQVTGNTFEVDGLPAPAQQKKCAGPSFPQVLANVISAKTNAPLFTPYTILTRTVTATTPDGKTVSAPVKIGIIGFTPPAIMNWDKRWLDGKVYTTGLKEAAEKYVPEMRAKGADLVVAISHGGLDNSAYSPTMENGSWWLSKVTGIDAMLIGHSHQVFPDANSTVSQFNLPGVDKVKGTVNGVPTVMANYWGKHLGVIKLGLKFDGKAWSVDKSQTTVEARPIQNADKSYVAADPSVSAAIAAEHQATIDYVKTPIGSTDYRMNSYFADVGDPGAIQIVNEAQADYVKTYVQANLPQYASLPVLSVSAPFKSGFGGGSDYTDVAPGALAINNAADLYLYPNTVYAVKVSGADVKNWLETAAKRFNRIDPTKATVQPLVSTFPGYNFDMFTSADLAYEIDVTQPLGSRIKNLTYKGAPIDPNAQFIVATNNYRASGGGNFPGLDGSKTIFASPDANRDVLIAFVKQRGKITRTADGAQRSWRFTKLASSVAHVQFASAPNRLGDAAAAGLTGITQVAADDGSGKNLAIYEIDLTQ; encoded by the coding sequence ATGCGTCTCACCCCGCTTTCCAGCCACCGCGTGGCGACTGCCGCCGCGCTCGCCAGCCTTGCCTTCACCCTCGCCGCCTGCGGCGGCGACGACGTCACCGCCCCGCCGCCGTCGCAGCCCGCGGCCCAGGCGCCCGTCGGCACGACGGCCACGCTCGCGCTGCTCGAGACGACCGACCTGCACACCAACGTGCTGTCGTACGACTATTTCAAGCTCGCCGCCGACAACTCGCTCGGCTTCGAGCGCGTGTCGACGTTGATCGCACAGGCGCGCGCGCAGTACCCGAACACGCTGCTGCTCGACAACGGCGACACGATCCAGGGCACCGCGCTGTCCGACTACCAGGCGCTCGTGAAGCCGATCGGCTGCGACCAGACGCTCGCGATCTACAAGGTGATGAACGCCGCGAAATTCGACGGCGGCGGGATCGGCAACCACGAATTCAACTACGGGCTGCCGTACCTGTCGCAGGTGACCGGCAACACGTTCGAGGTCGACGGCCTGCCGGCGCCGGCCCAGCAGAAAAAGTGCGCGGGCCCGAGCTTCCCGCAGGTGCTCGCGAACGTCATCAGCGCGAAGACCAACGCGCCGCTGTTCACGCCATACACGATCCTGACCCGCACCGTGACGGCGACCACGCCGGACGGCAAGACGGTCAGCGCGCCCGTGAAGATCGGCATCATCGGCTTCACGCCGCCCGCGATCATGAACTGGGACAAGCGCTGGCTCGACGGCAAGGTCTACACGACCGGCCTGAAGGAAGCCGCCGAGAAGTACGTTCCGGAGATGCGCGCGAAGGGCGCCGATCTCGTCGTCGCGATCTCGCACGGCGGCCTCGACAATTCCGCGTATTCGCCGACGATGGAGAACGGCAGCTGGTGGCTGTCGAAGGTGACCGGCATCGACGCGATGCTGATCGGCCACTCGCACCAGGTGTTCCCGGACGCGAACAGCACCGTGTCGCAGTTCAACCTGCCGGGCGTCGACAAGGTCAAGGGCACCGTCAACGGCGTGCCGACCGTGATGGCCAACTACTGGGGCAAGCACCTCGGTGTGATCAAACTCGGCCTGAAGTTCGACGGCAAGGCGTGGAGCGTCGACAAGTCGCAGACGACCGTCGAGGCGCGGCCGATCCAGAATGCCGACAAGAGCTACGTCGCGGCCGACCCGTCCGTGTCCGCCGCGATCGCCGCCGAGCACCAGGCGACGATCGACTACGTGAAGACGCCGATCGGCTCGACCGACTATCGAATGAACTCGTACTTCGCGGATGTCGGCGATCCGGGCGCGATCCAGATCGTCAACGAGGCGCAGGCCGACTACGTAAAGACCTACGTGCAGGCGAACCTGCCGCAATACGCGTCGCTGCCGGTGCTGTCGGTCAGCGCGCCGTTCAAGAGCGGCTTCGGCGGCGGCAGCGACTACACCGACGTCGCGCCGGGCGCGCTCGCGATCAACAACGCGGCCGACCTGTACCTGTATCCGAACACCGTGTACGCCGTGAAGGTGAGCGGCGCCGACGTGAAGAACTGGCTCGAGACGGCCGCGAAGCGCTTCAACCGGATCGACCCGACCAAGGCGACCGTACAGCCGCTCGTCAGCACCTTCCCCGGCTACAACTTCGACATGTTCACGTCGGCCGATCTCGCGTATGAAATCGACGTCACGCAGCCGCTCGGCAGCCGGATCAAGAACCTGACGTACAAGGGCGCGCCGATCGACCCGAACGCGCAGTTCATCGTCGCGACCAACAACTACCGCGCGAGCGGCGGCGGCAACTTCCCGGGCCTCGACGGCAGCAAGACGATCTTCGCGTCGCCCGATGCGAACCGCGACGTGCTGATCGCGTTCGTGAAGCAGCGCGGCAAGATCACGCGCACGGCGGACGGCGCGCAGCGCAGCTGGCGCTTCACGAAGCTCGCGAGCTCGGTCGCGCACGTGCAGTTCGCGTCCGCGCCGAACCGTCTGGGCGACGCAGCGGCGGCCGGCCTGACCGGCATCACGCAGGTCGCGGCCGACGACGGCTCGGGCAAGAACCTCGCCATCTACGAGATCGACCTCACGCAATGA
- the rfaE2 gene encoding D-glycero-beta-D-manno-heptose 1-phosphate adenylyltransferase codes for MSATFERKLITRDALVALRASLSSPVVFTNGVFDILHRGHVTYLADAKALGACLIVGVNSDASVRMLGKGDDRPINREDDRAALLAALESVDWVVTFEEKTPVSLIEAVRPDILVKGGDYDMDALPESALVRGWGGRALAIPFEHDRSTTALLKKVRAQQS; via the coding sequence ATGTCCGCTACCTTCGAACGCAAGCTGATCACCCGTGACGCGCTGGTCGCCCTGCGCGCATCGCTGTCGTCGCCCGTCGTGTTCACCAACGGCGTGTTCGACATCCTGCATCGCGGCCACGTCACGTATCTCGCCGACGCGAAAGCGCTCGGCGCATGCCTGATCGTCGGCGTGAACAGCGACGCGTCGGTGCGCATGCTCGGCAAGGGCGACGACCGGCCGATCAACCGCGAGGACGATCGCGCGGCGCTGCTCGCGGCGCTGGAAAGCGTCGACTGGGTCGTGACGTTCGAGGAAAAGACACCCGTGTCGCTGATCGAGGCCGTCCGTCCGGACATCCTCGTGAAGGGCGGCGATTACGACATGGATGCGTTGCCGGAATCGGCGCTCGTGCGCGGCTGGGGCGGCCGCGCGCTGGCGATTCCGTTCGAGCACGATCGCTCGACTACCGCGTTGCTGAAGAAGGTGCGCGCGCAGCAGTCCTGA
- a CDS encoding ABC-type transport auxiliary lipoprotein family protein, translated as MPRILDRALRPAAAALAVLTLSLAAGCAGHGAALSNIRYDLGPAASVATAGSGPALKVLDVGAPDALDSDKFTYRLAYADAQHVAVYRDSRWTAPPAQLLTQRLRGALSSRGTVLEGSDGVRAPTLKVDLNEFEQVFDGQSQSHGAVTARATLMLDGKVLGQRTFVARAPSSTPDAAGGARALATASDQLVSQIAAWVGMQAYAGTP; from the coding sequence ATGCCACGAATCCTTGACCGCGCGCTGCGTCCCGCCGCGGCCGCGCTTGCCGTGCTGACGCTCTCGCTTGCAGCCGGCTGCGCCGGCCACGGCGCGGCGCTGTCGAACATCCGCTACGACCTCGGGCCGGCCGCATCGGTCGCGACGGCCGGTTCGGGCCCCGCGCTGAAGGTGCTCGACGTCGGCGCGCCCGATGCGCTCGATTCGGACAAATTCACCTACCGCCTCGCGTACGCGGATGCGCAGCACGTGGCCGTCTATCGCGACAGCCGCTGGACCGCGCCGCCCGCGCAACTGCTCACGCAGCGGCTGCGCGGCGCGCTGTCGTCGCGCGGCACGGTGCTCGAAGGCTCGGACGGCGTGCGCGCGCCGACCCTGAAGGTCGACCTGAACGAATTCGAGCAGGTGTTCGACGGACAGTCGCAGAGCCACGGCGCGGTCACCGCGCGCGCGACGCTGATGCTGGACGGCAAGGTGCTCGGCCAGCGCACGTTTGTCGCGCGCGCGCCGTCGAGCACGCCCGATGCGGCTGGCGGCGCCCGTGCGCTTGCGACGGCAAGTGACCAGCTCGTGTCGCAGATCGCCGCATGGGTCGGCATGCAGGCGTACGCGGGCACGCCGTGA
- a CDS encoding MlaD family protein: MENKSHAFWAGLFTIALTLAIAGTVFWFNVDRTVRVPYDLLARTNVTGLFPDAAVRFRGLDVGKVQSIGFDRTHPGQIRIRILVDHDAPITQSTYGSLGFQGVTGIAFVQLEDTGRDLAPLPSSAKSIAQIPMRPSLFDQIQERGDVLLRQLELAAKSANALMSPEMREQLRATAESLQHAADGAAVLTKQLGPAVAALPETMHQVDRTMASANTLLQPNGPLVSNLNKAGTAAEQVGVALNDLNARVQYDTLPRFNALAGSVGDASRQLKDVAGELGRNPRSLLFGSPGPQPGPGEAGFVWPGATAGK, translated from the coding sequence ATGGAAAACAAATCACATGCGTTCTGGGCCGGCCTGTTCACGATCGCGCTGACGCTCGCGATCGCGGGCACCGTGTTCTGGTTCAACGTCGACCGCACCGTGCGCGTGCCGTACGACCTGCTCGCACGCACCAACGTGACGGGGCTGTTCCCGGACGCGGCCGTGCGTTTTCGCGGCCTCGACGTGGGCAAGGTACAGTCGATCGGCTTCGATCGTACGCACCCGGGGCAGATCCGGATCCGGATTCTGGTCGACCACGACGCGCCGATCACGCAGTCGACCTACGGCAGCCTCGGCTTCCAGGGCGTGACGGGCATCGCGTTCGTGCAGCTCGAAGATACGGGCCGCGACCTGGCGCCGCTGCCGTCGTCGGCGAAGTCGATCGCGCAGATTCCGATGCGGCCGAGCCTGTTCGACCAGATCCAGGAGCGCGGCGACGTGCTGCTGCGGCAGCTCGAACTGGCCGCGAAAAGCGCGAACGCGCTGATGTCGCCCGAGATGCGCGAGCAGCTGCGCGCGACGGCCGAAAGCCTGCAGCACGCGGCCGACGGCGCGGCGGTGCTGACGAAACAGCTCGGCCCGGCGGTCGCCGCGCTGCCGGAAACGATGCACCAGGTGGACCGCACGATGGCGTCGGCGAACACGCTGCTGCAGCCGAACGGGCCGCTCGTGTCGAACCTGAACAAGGCCGGCACGGCCGCGGAGCAGGTCGGCGTCGCGCTGAACGACCTCAACGCGCGCGTGCAGTACGACACGCTGCCGCGCTTCAATGCGCTCGCCGGCAGCGTCGGCGATGCGTCGCGGCAATTGAAGGACGTTGCCGGTGAACTCGGCCGCAACCCGCGCAGTCTGTTGTTCGGTTCGCCCGGCCCGCAGCCGGGCCCCGGCGAAGCGGGTTTCGTCTGGCCGGGTGCGACGGCCGGGAAGTGA
- a CDS encoding tetratricopeptide repeat protein codes for MQPIRTMRPAETGFAAAARRLLRAKLPPAALLAAAAVTVAAVVAAAGLRGAGPAPSAAQLDEWQAMVTQATEPHALAQLRTLARRGSGAAQAALGIALVDAREPGLRDEGRGWLETAAQADGHADAPAARRAQLALGKALLLGSGDIPKDYVRARALLGEAAEQGDPAAAYYLGLIYRSGYGIAADPVQAAHWFDVASRADIPAADFMLANAYRDGSGVPRDETRALALYRRAAEHELPEAVQTLAMAYRNGELGLRPDADEFHAQWIETAHALKHPVVAP; via the coding sequence ATGCAACCGATCCGGACGATGCGGCCGGCCGAAACCGGCTTCGCCGCCGCCGCGCGGCGCCTGCTGCGCGCGAAACTCCCGCCGGCCGCGCTGCTCGCGGCGGCGGCCGTGACCGTCGCGGCCGTCGTCGCGGCGGCCGGCCTGCGCGGCGCCGGCCCCGCGCCGAGCGCCGCGCAGCTCGACGAGTGGCAGGCGATGGTCACGCAGGCCACCGAGCCGCACGCGCTCGCGCAGTTGCGCACCCTCGCGCGCCGCGGCTCGGGCGCCGCGCAGGCGGCGCTCGGCATCGCGCTCGTCGACGCGCGCGAACCGGGGCTGCGCGACGAAGGGCGCGGCTGGCTGGAAACCGCCGCGCAGGCGGACGGCCACGCCGACGCGCCCGCCGCGCGGCGCGCGCAGCTCGCGCTCGGCAAGGCACTGCTGCTCGGCAGCGGCGACATCCCGAAGGACTACGTGCGTGCCCGCGCGCTGCTCGGCGAAGCGGCCGAACAGGGCGACCCGGCCGCCGCGTATTACCTCGGGCTGATCTACCGCAGCGGCTACGGCATCGCCGCCGATCCGGTGCAGGCCGCGCACTGGTTCGACGTCGCGTCGCGCGCGGACATTCCGGCCGCGGACTTCATGCTCGCGAACGCGTACCGCGACGGCAGCGGCGTGCCGCGCGACGAGACGCGCGCGCTCGCGCTGTATCGCCGGGCCGCCGAACACGAGTTGCCGGAAGCCGTGCAGACGCTTGCGATGGCCTATCGCAACGGCGAGCTGGGGTTGCGGCCCGACGCGGACGAGTTCCACGCGCAGTGGATCGAGACCGCGCATGCGCTGAAGCATCCGGTCGTCGCGCCGTGA
- a CDS encoding diiron oxygenase, whose product MNTMLYPELYRSLEAVRWDMEKDIPWDKFDASLLTDEQAKTIKMNAITEWSALPATEMFLRDNQHDSDFSAFMSVWFFEEQKHSLVLMEYLRRFKPDMVPTEEELHAVRFQFDPAPPLETLMLHFCGEIRLNHWYRCAADWHTEPVIKQIYETISRDEARHGGAYLRYMKKALNNCGDVARAAFAKIGVLMASARRTEKPLHPTNLHVNQALFPRDTVQSRLPDPEWLERWLDEQIRFDGEWEKKVVERILHNLSILFERTFATAQELNRYRKEVTGRLQAESGPSSAAQPA is encoded by the coding sequence ATGAACACGATGCTTTATCCGGAACTTTACAGGTCGCTCGAGGCTGTCCGCTGGGACATGGAGAAGGACATTCCGTGGGACAAGTTCGACGCTTCGCTGCTCACCGACGAGCAGGCGAAGACGATCAAGATGAACGCGATCACCGAATGGTCGGCGCTGCCCGCGACGGAAATGTTCCTGCGCGACAACCAGCACGACAGCGACTTTTCGGCATTCATGAGCGTGTGGTTCTTCGAGGAGCAGAAGCATTCGCTCGTGCTGATGGAATACCTGCGCCGCTTCAAGCCGGACATGGTGCCGACCGAAGAGGAACTGCACGCGGTGCGTTTCCAGTTCGATCCGGCGCCGCCGCTCGAGACGCTGATGCTGCACTTCTGCGGCGAAATCCGCCTGAACCACTGGTATCGCTGCGCGGCCGACTGGCACACCGAGCCGGTCATCAAGCAGATCTACGAAACGATCTCGCGCGATGAAGCGCGTCATGGCGGTGCGTACCTGCGCTACATGAAGAAGGCGCTGAACAATTGCGGCGACGTCGCGCGTGCCGCGTTCGCGAAGATCGGCGTGCTGATGGCGTCGGCGCGCCGCACCGAGAAGCCGCTGCATCCGACCAACCTGCACGTGAATCAGGCGCTGTTCCCGCGCGACACCGTCCAGTCGCGCCTGCCCGATCCGGAATGGCTCGAGCGCTGGCTCGACGAGCAGATCCGTTTCGACGGCGAGTGGGAAAAGAAGGTCGTCGAGCGCATCCTGCACAACCTGTCGATCCTGTTCGAGCGCACGTTCGCGACCGCGCAGGAACTGAACCGCTACCGCAAGGAAGTCACCGGCCGCCTGCAAGCCGAAAGCGGTCCGTCGTCGGCGGCGCAACCGGCCTGA
- a CDS encoding ABC transporter ATP-binding protein, producing MNASNESAAHAAPAGTPPAAAEADLVIEVRNLTKRYGRNIIHQKLDFDVRRGEIVAIVGGSGSGKTTLVRQILGLERPTSGTIKVFGEDTATIDDASARMMRTRSGMLFQQGALFSSMTVFDNVAQPLRELGRVPPDLLHDIVMLKLEMVGLPRKHASKMPAALSGGMVKRVGIARAIALEPELLFLDEPTAGLDPQASDEFVELIATLHRTLGLTVVMVTHDLDTMVALSTRVAVLADRKVLVAAPVEEAANVDHPFIHEYFLGLRGRRALQALPPERRAKLPKAALEPALSSVEL from the coding sequence ATGAACGCATCGAACGAATCGGCGGCCCACGCCGCACCGGCCGGCACGCCGCCCGCCGCCGCGGAGGCGGACCTCGTGATCGAGGTGCGCAACCTGACCAAGCGCTACGGGCGCAACATCATTCACCAGAAGCTCGACTTCGACGTGCGGCGCGGCGAGATCGTGGCGATCGTCGGCGGCTCGGGCTCCGGCAAGACGACGCTCGTGCGGCAGATCCTCGGCCTCGAGCGGCCGACGTCGGGCACGATCAAGGTGTTCGGCGAAGATACGGCGACGATCGACGATGCAAGCGCGCGGATGATGCGCACGCGCTCCGGGATGCTGTTCCAGCAGGGCGCGCTGTTCTCGTCGATGACGGTGTTCGACAACGTCGCGCAGCCGCTGCGCGAGCTCGGTCGCGTGCCGCCGGACCTGCTGCACGACATCGTGATGCTGAAGCTCGAGATGGTCGGGCTGCCGCGCAAGCACGCGTCGAAGATGCCGGCCGCGCTGTCGGGCGGGATGGTCAAGCGGGTCGGCATCGCGCGCGCGATCGCGCTCGAGCCCGAGCTGCTGTTCCTCGACGAGCCGACGGCCGGCCTCGATCCGCAGGCCTCGGACGAATTCGTCGAGCTGATCGCGACGCTGCACCGCACGCTCGGGCTGACCGTCGTGATGGTGACGCACGATCTCGACACGATGGTCGCGCTGTCGACGCGCGTCGCGGTGCTGGCCGACCGCAAGGTGCTGGTCGCCGCGCCGGTCGAGGAGGCCGCGAACGTCGATCATCCTTTCATCCACGAATATTTCCTGGGGCTGCGCGGGCGCCGCGCACTGCAGGCGCTGCCGCCCGAGCGGCGCGCGAAGCTGCCGAAGGCGGCCCTCGAACCGGCGCTGTCGAGCGTCGAGCTGTAG
- a CDS encoding biotin--[acetyl-CoA-carboxylase] ligase, translating to MNAPTSSDTPDSGDAHIARNRLEAHLDAAPRAWPLDIVAATGSTNADVATRLKALPRSANALPAPLVRVAFEQTAGRGRQGRPWFAQPGNALLCSVGCIVPRSVDALGGLSIAIGVALAEGLATLPLDAGTRVALKWPNDLLLTATDDGTPRVVGKLAGILIETVWTTADATAVVIGFGINVRGAEAVAAQVDALRAREATLASGLPPAALSIACASANLTDTLAASLNALTPALAQFGTDGLAPFLPRWHALHAYAGREVVLLEQGVERARGIATGIDATGQLLLDTPNGVQAIAAGDVSLREAQ from the coding sequence ATGAACGCCCCCACCTCCTCCGACACGCCCGATTCCGGCGACGCGCACATCGCGCGCAACCGGCTCGAGGCGCACCTGGACGCCGCGCCACGTGCGTGGCCGCTCGACATCGTCGCCGCCACCGGCTCGACCAACGCCGACGTCGCGACCCGGCTCAAGGCGCTGCCGCGCAGCGCGAACGCGCTGCCCGCGCCGCTCGTGCGCGTTGCGTTCGAGCAGACAGCCGGCCGCGGCCGGCAGGGCCGACCGTGGTTCGCGCAGCCCGGCAACGCGCTGCTGTGCTCGGTCGGCTGCATCGTGCCGCGCTCCGTCGATGCGCTCGGCGGCTTGAGCATCGCGATCGGCGTCGCGCTCGCCGAAGGGCTTGCCACGCTGCCGCTCGACGCCGGCACGCGCGTCGCGCTCAAATGGCCGAACGACCTGCTGCTGACCGCCACCGACGACGGCACGCCGCGCGTCGTCGGCAAGCTCGCCGGGATCCTGATCGAAACCGTCTGGACCACCGCCGACGCGACCGCCGTCGTGATCGGCTTCGGCATCAACGTGCGCGGCGCGGAAGCCGTCGCCGCGCAGGTCGACGCGCTGCGCGCGCGCGAAGCGACGCTCGCGAGCGGGCTGCCGCCGGCCGCGCTGTCGATTGCGTGCGCTTCGGCCAACCTCACCGATACGCTCGCCGCATCGCTGAACGCGCTCACACCCGCGCTCGCGCAGTTCGGGACCGACGGGCTCGCGCCGTTCCTGCCGCGCTGGCACGCGTTGCACGCCTACGCGGGGCGCGAAGTCGTGCTGCTCGAACAGGGCGTCGAACGTGCGCGCGGCATCGCGACGGGCATCGACGCGACCGGCCAGTTGCTGCTCGACACGCCGAACGGCGTGCAGGCGATCGCGGCCGGCGACGTGTCGCTGCGCGAAGCGCAATGA
- a CDS encoding MlaE family ABC transporter permease, whose translation MDFETPPGLSVDAGGQGQTVRLTGQWTALALARNRGAIARRVASIASGRVSEWDLSGIERLDHVGGQALWRVWGRKLPAGVALSVTQRTIFERIERLDSGREAPERVVRVDPVTRLGQGIFAFGEHLQGGIAMFGLVILDALSVLRRPKTMPWKETSANIYSAGAQALPITALVAFLIGIVLSYLSAQQLQMFGANRYIVNILGLSVIRELGPVLSAILVAGRSGSAITAQIGVMRVTEELDAMRVMGIPHGLRLILPRVLALGIAMPLLVMWTNIIALTGGALAAKLVLGIDVNYFVRSLPGVVPIANLYIGVGKGVVFGMLIALVACHFGFRIKANSQSLGEGTTTSVVSSITVVILADAVFAILFQNVGLG comes from the coding sequence TTGGACTTCGAGACTCCTCCCGGCCTGTCGGTCGACGCCGGCGGCCAGGGCCAGACGGTGCGCCTGACCGGCCAGTGGACCGCGCTCGCGCTTGCGCGCAATCGTGGTGCGATCGCGCGCCGGGTCGCGAGCATCGCGTCCGGGCGCGTGAGCGAATGGGACCTGTCCGGCATCGAGCGGCTCGACCACGTCGGCGGCCAGGCGCTGTGGCGCGTGTGGGGCCGCAAGCTGCCGGCCGGCGTCGCGCTGAGCGTCACGCAGCGCACGATCTTCGAGCGCATCGAGCGGCTCGACAGCGGGCGCGAGGCGCCCGAGCGCGTCGTGCGCGTCGATCCCGTCACGCGGCTCGGCCAGGGGATCTTCGCGTTCGGCGAACACCTGCAGGGCGGCATCGCGATGTTCGGCCTCGTGATCCTCGATGCGCTGTCGGTGCTGCGCCGCCCGAAGACGATGCCGTGGAAGGAAACCTCGGCGAACATCTACAGCGCCGGCGCGCAGGCGCTGCCGATCACCGCGCTCGTCGCGTTCCTGATCGGCATCGTGCTCAGCTACCTGTCCGCGCAGCAGTTGCAGATGTTCGGCGCGAACCGCTACATCGTGAACATCCTCGGGCTGTCGGTGATCCGCGAGCTCGGCCCCGTGCTGTCGGCGATTCTCGTCGCGGGCCGCTCGGGCTCGGCGATCACCGCGCAGATCGGCGTGATGCGCGTGACCGAGGAGCTCGACGCGATGCGCGTGATGGGCATCCCGCACGGGCTGCGGCTGATCCTGCCGCGCGTGCTCGCGCTCGGCATCGCGATGCCGCTGCTCGTGATGTGGACCAACATCATCGCGCTGACGGGCGGCGCGCTTGCCGCAAAGCTCGTGCTCGGCATCGACGTCAACTATTTCGTGCGCTCGCTGCCGGGCGTCGTGCCGATCGCGAACCTGTACATCGGCGTCGGCAAGGGCGTCGTGTTCGGCATGCTGATCGCGCTGGTCGCCTGCCATTTCGGTTTCCGGATCAAGGCGAACTCGCAGAGCCTCGGCGAAGGGACGACCACGTCGGTCGTGTCGTCGATCACGGTCGTGATCCTCGCCGACGCGGTGTTCGCGATCCTGTTCCAGAACGTGGGGCTCGGATGA
- a CDS encoding type III pantothenate kinase, giving the protein MSEPHLLIDAGNSRIKWALADAQRTLVETGAFGHARDGGADPDWSNLPRPRGAWISNVAGADVAARLDALLDARWPGLPRTTIRSRNTQCGVTNGYTTPEQLGSDRWAGLIGAHAAFPGEHLLIATFGTATTLEALRSDGRFTGGLIAPGWALMMRALGTHTAQLPTLTTDVASGLLAGARAEPFQVDTPRSLSAGCLYAQAGLIERAWRDLADAWQAPVRLVLAGGAADDVARALTAPHTRHDALILSGLALIAAEAAARD; this is encoded by the coding sequence ATGAGCGAGCCGCACCTGCTGATCGACGCCGGCAACAGCCGGATCAAGTGGGCGCTCGCCGACGCGCAGCGCACGCTCGTCGAAACGGGCGCATTCGGCCACGCGCGCGACGGCGGCGCCGATCCCGACTGGTCGAACCTGCCGCGTCCGCGCGGCGCATGGATCTCGAATGTCGCCGGTGCCGACGTGGCCGCGCGGCTCGACGCGTTGCTCGATGCGCGCTGGCCCGGCTTGCCGCGCACGACGATCCGCTCGCGGAACACGCAATGCGGCGTGACGAACGGCTATACGACACCCGAGCAGCTCGGCAGCGACCGCTGGGCCGGCCTGATCGGCGCGCACGCGGCCTTTCCGGGCGAACATCTGCTGATCGCGACGTTCGGCACCGCGACGACGCTTGAGGCGCTGCGTTCGGACGGCCGCTTCACGGGCGGGCTGATCGCGCCGGGCTGGGCGCTGATGATGCGCGCACTCGGCACGCACACCGCGCAGTTGCCGACGCTGACCACCGACGTCGCGAGCGGGCTGCTCGCGGGTGCGCGAGCCGAGCCGTTCCAGGTCGATACGCCGCGCTCGCTGTCGGCCGGCTGCCTGTACGCGCAGGCCGGGCTGATCGAGCGCGCGTGGCGCGATCTCGCCGACGCGTGGCAGGCGCCCGTGCGGCTCGTGCTGGCAGGCGGCGCAGCGGACGACGTCGCGCGCGCGCTGACCGCCCCGCATACGCGGCATGATGCGCTGATCCTGTCCGGGCTCGCGCTGATTGCCGCGGAAGCAGCGGCACGGGATTGA